The following proteins are encoded in a genomic region of Phycisphaerae bacterium:
- a CDS encoding class I SAM-dependent methyltransferase has translation MTPTLRVSAAPPAWATRLLTCPHCHASLSPAAGVFTCARCGEVGHWRDGIACFGASFDDPSVAWYESVGGTNFHERIQIPFTMSSLETPVYHAFLRVVRPSDPATVIVDLGAGDGRNTEPWLAWGYQRVIAVDAIAASLARLRDRLGATHPEWRNRLLLVQSDLRRVPLASGSVGLALAIEALYYLNEDYARGLSECRRILHSSGLLLTSERSWEGALLTHLLYGGVPALCRLRDNRDVWDGEPGAGVRSRCFTEEELLTALRDAGFTPLECKGMPALAVVLGYLRGQNRLSADDEAYLPQVRACLQTLAERGTLRRTHVVVARPQSENG, from the coding sequence ATGACGCCGACGCTACGCGTATCCGCCGCCCCGCCAGCCTGGGCCACGCGCCTCCTCACTTGTCCGCATTGCCACGCGTCGTTGTCGCCGGCAGCCGGTGTTTTCACCTGCGCGCGGTGCGGCGAAGTCGGCCATTGGCGCGACGGCATCGCCTGCTTCGGTGCCTCGTTCGACGATCCATCGGTGGCCTGGTACGAGTCCGTCGGCGGAACGAACTTCCACGAACGAATCCAGATCCCATTCACCATGAGCTCGCTGGAGACACCGGTCTACCACGCGTTCCTGCGCGTCGTGCGGCCGTCGGACCCTGCGACGGTCATTGTAGACCTCGGCGCGGGCGACGGACGCAACACCGAGCCGTGGCTGGCCTGGGGTTACCAGCGCGTGATCGCCGTGGATGCGATTGCCGCATCGCTAGCCCGACTGCGCGACCGGCTGGGCGCGACGCATCCTGAATGGCGCAACCGTCTCCTCCTGGTTCAATCCGATCTGCGGCGCGTCCCGCTGGCCAGCGGCAGCGTCGGGCTGGCGCTGGCGATCGAGGCGCTGTACTACCTGAACGAGGACTACGCCCGCGGCCTCAGCGAATGTCGCCGAATTCTACATTCGTCTGGGCTGCTGCTGACTTCCGAGCGCTCGTGGGAAGGCGCGTTGCTGACGCACCTGCTTTACGGCGGCGTCCCGGCCCTGTGTCGCCTGCGCGACAACCGGGATGTCTGGGACGGCGAGCCCGGCGCGGGCGTGCGCAGCCGCTGCTTCACGGAGGAGGAACTGCTCACCGCCTTGCGCGACGCCGGTTTCACGCCGCTGGAGTGCAAAGGCATGCCGGCCCTGGCGGTCGTGCTGGGCTACCTGCGCGGGCAGAACCGGCTCTCCGCCGATGACGAGGCGTACCTGCCGCAGGTGCGCGCGTGCCTGCAGACCCTGGCCGAACGCGGCACACTGCGCCGCACGCATGTCGTCGTGGCCCGGCCGCAGTCGGAGAATGGCTGA
- a CDS encoding DUF2029 domain-containing protein — METVGESAVRRAFTATAVGRLLLVLVLLGCWVRFGVVNPSRNYQLDFRAFYATGKALHAAINPYDLEAKKEHINPHLPGRQSLMGYAYPPPTLPLMYAIALLPLPAAQIVWAWFQFGLLLTATLLLFRGLGVQFGSPVSLLIAVPFWLSSPVFNLFRWGQFDGIRAALVGLAVFLLLRRRMAAGGMAIALAALAKVYPVAYLWVFVLRREWKALFAGTAVIVVLMALGLAALTPEARARYLFNNQDEFSEVDWVISPENMSVIGFVHRALVDNPHGVEKSQAWLNLGPDFARWVIIVIDFVLIAGASIWVVGHRRRLGAADGVAMLVPVVLLCELNAWPHHCMAMLIPIAMIVALAARQERLAGLDAVWVGAIVFLYTFCPVHEFGITLPKRIEHIVGPTTTYAMVLTWLFMLVRYPVLMRRAVPVPAEPGRTTASGAVPRLPGWSPPVDGVLGQPT; from the coding sequence ATGGAAACGGTCGGCGAATCCGCCGTGCGCCGTGCCTTCACGGCCACCGCCGTGGGCAGGCTGCTGCTGGTCCTGGTCCTGCTTGGTTGCTGGGTGCGCTTCGGCGTCGTGAACCCGAGCCGCAACTACCAACTCGACTTCCGCGCGTTCTACGCAACCGGCAAGGCGCTGCACGCCGCCATCAACCCTTACGACCTCGAGGCGAAAAAGGAGCACATCAACCCGCACTTGCCCGGCCGGCAAAGCCTGATGGGTTACGCCTATCCGCCGCCGACGCTGCCGCTGATGTATGCCATCGCGCTGTTGCCGCTGCCGGCCGCGCAGATCGTGTGGGCGTGGTTCCAGTTCGGCCTCCTCCTGACGGCGACGCTGCTGCTGTTTCGCGGACTGGGCGTACAATTCGGCTCACCCGTGTCCTTGCTCATTGCCGTGCCGTTCTGGCTGAGCAGCCCGGTCTTCAATCTGTTCCGCTGGGGCCAGTTCGACGGCATCCGCGCCGCGCTCGTCGGGCTGGCGGTCTTCCTCCTCCTGCGCCGGCGGATGGCCGCGGGCGGCATGGCCATCGCACTGGCCGCCCTGGCCAAGGTCTACCCTGTGGCCTATCTGTGGGTGTTCGTGTTACGCCGTGAGTGGAAAGCACTCTTCGCCGGCACCGCGGTAATTGTCGTGCTCATGGCGCTCGGCTTGGCCGCCCTTACGCCAGAAGCCCGCGCCCGCTACCTCTTCAACAACCAGGACGAATTCAGCGAGGTGGATTGGGTCATCTCGCCGGAGAACATGAGCGTCATCGGGTTCGTCCACCGCGCCTTGGTCGACAACCCGCACGGGGTGGAGAAATCGCAGGCATGGCTGAACCTGGGGCCGGACTTCGCGCGCTGGGTGATCATCGTCATCGACTTCGTCCTGATCGCGGGCGCGTCGATCTGGGTCGTCGGGCACCGCCGTCGGCTCGGGGCCGCCGACGGCGTGGCCATGCTGGTGCCGGTCGTGCTCCTCTGCGAGTTGAATGCCTGGCCGCATCACTGCATGGCGATGCTGATCCCAATCGCGATGATCGTCGCGCTTGCCGCGCGCCAGGAACGGCTCGCCGGCCTGGACGCCGTGTGGGTCGGCGCGATCGTGTTCCTGTATACGTTCTGCCCGGTGCACGAGTTCGGCATCACGCTCCCCAAGCGCATCGAGCACATCGTCGGCCCGACGACCACTTATGCGATGGTCCTCACGTGGCTTTTCATGCTCGTGCGCTACCCGGTCCTCATGCGGCGTGCCGTGCCGGTGCCGGCTGAGCCCGGCCGCACGACCGCGAGCGGTGCCGTACCGCGCCTGCCGGGCTGGTCGCCGCCGGTCGATGGCGTCCTGGGCCAGCCGACGTGA
- a CDS encoding glycosyltransferase family 4 protein: MNVALVIESLDGGGSERVVQRLALGLAQRGQRVHVYCLRGADVPLEPLAAAGITVREAHSVGRDPRLAARLAWWLRRDRVQLVHAHSCAALAWAFPAARMLGLPLVHVWHGWPLAQPTRYHRLAEVLDRFVNGVGVNSQALRARLPIRRIADTATYLPNGIDLPCLAPADARRRLEAVCQRPLGRPLVLSVGNVRVEKDICGLLAAFAVLRRDWPTAQLVCVGAVHDYRYWRLVQRQMDTLGLGDAVCFAGACREAWQVMAGADVFCLGSATEAMPNVALEAMSQRVPIVATAVGDIGRLPPDRADGPWLLRHNESGLLVPPGQPAALAAALDSVLRDRAAAQRRAELAHADYHRRFTTGQMVGNYESFYAAARRLRQRTRGPARTRRVLMLGPGPAQVGGMVTSINLLMDGPLSARYDLHRFATTCDTGATNTMPRGCRLAWSAWRHWNALARLITVLVRRRIDLVHIHTCSHVTFYRNLLDIAAAKLLGCRVVLHIRGGQFERFCRMAGPTGGWLIRRGLQAADAILVLSAHWREMLAPYTGTTRVYVVPSAVRIAALPARRAAQNGPCRFLYLAALTHAKGLGDLITAAAHLRRAGVQFKLVVAGPATGDALSVWRERVASAGLADVTLFTGTVQGPQKTQLLATADCFVHPSHSEGLPNAILEAAAAGLPVIATAVGSVPEVLEGDHERRGLLVPPQSPDRLAAAMQTLAGDANLRARLAAALHAHVAGHYGLPEVSSRVARVYEGLLSHRRRRAQSATPIASSARQTCATAGVQPAGQQFLREVCAP; encoded by the coding sequence GTGAACGTAGCGCTGGTCATTGAGAGCCTCGACGGCGGCGGGTCCGAGCGCGTCGTCCAGCGTCTGGCGCTCGGCTTGGCGCAGCGCGGCCAGCGTGTCCACGTGTATTGCCTCCGCGGAGCCGACGTCCCCCTGGAGCCGCTGGCCGCCGCCGGCATCACCGTCCGCGAGGCACACAGTGTAGGTCGCGACCCCCGGCTCGCGGCTCGTCTGGCGTGGTGGCTACGGCGCGACCGGGTCCAACTGGTGCACGCCCATAGCTGTGCCGCGCTGGCGTGGGCCTTCCCCGCAGCCCGCATGCTGGGCCTGCCGCTCGTCCACGTCTGGCACGGCTGGCCGCTGGCACAACCCACACGCTACCACCGTCTGGCCGAGGTGCTGGACCGCTTCGTCAACGGCGTCGGCGTAAATTCGCAGGCCCTCCGTGCGCGCCTGCCCATCCGCCGCATCGCCGACACCGCGACGTACCTTCCCAACGGCATCGACCTCCCCTGCCTCGCGCCGGCCGACGCGCGCCGCCGGCTCGAAGCCGTGTGCCAGCGTCCGCTCGGTCGCCCCCTGGTGCTCAGCGTGGGAAACGTGCGCGTTGAGAAGGACATCTGCGGGCTGCTGGCCGCGTTCGCCGTGCTGCGTCGCGACTGGCCGACGGCCCAGCTCGTCTGCGTCGGTGCGGTCCACGATTACCGCTACTGGCGGCTGGTGCAACGCCAGATGGACACGCTCGGCCTCGGCGACGCCGTCTGTTTTGCCGGTGCGTGCCGCGAGGCGTGGCAAGTCATGGCGGGCGCCGACGTGTTCTGTCTCGGCAGCGCGACCGAGGCGATGCCCAATGTGGCGCTCGAAGCCATGAGTCAGCGCGTGCCGATCGTGGCCACGGCGGTCGGCGATATCGGCCGCCTGCCACCTGACCGCGCTGACGGTCCGTGGCTGCTGCGGCACAACGAAAGCGGACTGCTTGTGCCGCCGGGCCAGCCTGCGGCGCTGGCCGCGGCACTCGACAGCGTGCTGCGCGACCGGGCGGCGGCGCAGCGCCGCGCCGAACTTGCACACGCGGACTACCATCGCCGCTTCACCACCGGGCAGATGGTCGGCAACTACGAATCCTTCTATGCAGCCGCGCGACGACTGCGGCAGCGCACCAGAGGGCCGGCGCGCACGCGGCGCGTGTTGATGCTCGGCCCGGGGCCGGCGCAGGTGGGCGGCATGGTGACATCCATCAACCTGCTCATGGATGGTCCGCTGAGCGCGCGATACGACCTGCACCGCTTCGCGACCACGTGCGACACCGGTGCGACCAACACGATGCCCCGTGGCTGCCGGCTCGCATGGTCCGCTTGGCGGCACTGGAACGCTCTGGCCCGACTGATCACGGTCCTTGTCCGCCGGCGCATCGACCTCGTGCACATCCATACGTGCAGTCACGTGACGTTCTACCGCAATCTGCTGGACATCGCGGCGGCAAAGCTGCTCGGATGTCGCGTCGTCCTGCACATTCGCGGCGGGCAATTCGAGCGGTTCTGCCGCATGGCGGGACCGACCGGCGGCTGGCTCATTCGGCGCGGCCTGCAAGCGGCGGACGCCATCCTGGTTCTCTCCGCGCACTGGCGCGAGATGCTCGCACCCTACACGGGCACGACACGGGTGTACGTTGTCCCCAGTGCTGTGCGGATCGCCGCGCTGCCGGCGCGTCGCGCCGCGCAGAATGGCCCCTGTCGATTTCTTTATCTGGCCGCCCTGACGCACGCTAAGGGCCTCGGTGACCTCATCACCGCGGCGGCGCACCTGCGGCGCGCCGGCGTGCAGTTCAAGCTCGTCGTCGCCGGCCCCGCGACCGGTGACGCGCTCTCCGTGTGGCGGGAACGCGTCGCCTCCGCCGGGCTCGCCGACGTGACCCTGTTCACCGGCACGGTTCAGGGCCCACAGAAAACCCAATTGTTGGCCACGGCGGATTGCTTCGTGCATCCCAGTCACAGCGAAGGTTTGCCAAACGCCATCCTCGAAGCTGCGGCGGCCGGCTTGCCCGTCATCGCGACCGCGGTCGGCAGCGTGCCCGAAGTGCTGGAAGGCGACCACGAGCGGCGCGGATTGCTCGTGCCGCCGCAGTCGCCCGATCGCCTGGCCGCGGCCATGCAAACGCTGGCCGGTGACGCCAACTTGCGTGCCCGTCTCGCTGCGGCGCTGCACGCGCACGTCGCGGGGCACTACGGCCTGCCGGAGGTCTCGTCGCGCGTTGCGCGGGTCTATGAGGGTTTGCTGTCCCATCGCCGGCGCCGTGCGCAGTCTGCAACGCCCATCGCCAGTAGCGCGCGGCAGACGTGCGCGACGGCCGGCGTGCAACCGGCCGGACAGCAGTTCCTCCGGGAGGTGTGCGCGCCATGA
- a CDS encoding phenylacetate--CoA ligase family protein, whose protein sequence is MTLPTWLVQRVIFPLHERLRGRPTLREFATLRHLAAQPPAVVQQDARERLRALLLFAGAHLPHFTGLFLRGGVNAYADDVEAELRKLPVLTKADVRARAALMTWRDVPGGALPHASGGTTGDTLQFVIDRTRQAQDLGARLFMQSLFGVLPGEPRLHLWGSPIEARGAAVKRWRDRLLNERLLSAFELSPAQLDAHLKSMCDFRPRVVYGYPTALALLARHAARRMRGEHFPWLRLIVVTGEEVSAAQVAQIQQTFGCPVAAEYGSREVGLIAHECPQGRLHVVWPHVHVDIAVGNEVVAPGTAGDVICTTLNTRAQPFLRYRVGDVGRRLPEPCPCGLPFPVMRLEGGKITGFIALPAGRLCHGAVTSHVLRQEAGIRAFKTYQRSLTTFEVLLEVDDRFDSAAVERVRARYRALFGPRVEVDCRIVDRIPPDPSGKRRYVVSDVAPTYTDFELVAPPEHAAAGDGAC, encoded by the coding sequence ATGACGCTGCCCACCTGGCTGGTGCAACGCGTGATCTTTCCGCTGCACGAGCGGTTGCGCGGCCGGCCCACGCTGCGCGAGTTCGCCACGTTGCGGCACCTGGCCGCGCAGCCACCCGCCGTCGTGCAGCAGGACGCGCGCGAACGCCTGCGCGCGCTGCTCCTGTTCGCCGGGGCCCATCTCCCGCATTTCACCGGGCTCTTCCTGCGTGGCGGCGTGAACGCCTACGCCGACGACGTGGAGGCGGAGCTGCGCAAGCTGCCCGTGCTGACCAAGGCGGACGTGCGGGCCCGCGCTGCACTCATGACCTGGCGCGACGTGCCGGGGGGCGCGCTGCCCCACGCGAGCGGCGGCACGACCGGCGACACGCTGCAGTTCGTGATTGATCGTACGCGCCAGGCGCAGGATCTCGGCGCGCGGTTGTTCATGCAGAGCCTGTTCGGCGTCCTGCCCGGCGAGCCGCGCCTCCACCTCTGGGGCTCACCGATCGAGGCGCGCGGCGCCGCCGTCAAGCGTTGGCGCGACCGCCTGCTGAACGAGCGTCTGCTGAGCGCGTTCGAGCTGTCCCCTGCGCAGCTGGACGCGCACCTGAAAAGCATGTGTGACTTTCGGCCACGGGTGGTCTACGGCTATCCGACTGCGCTGGCCCTGCTGGCGCGGCACGCCGCGCGCCGCATGCGGGGCGAGCACTTCCCGTGGCTGCGGCTGATTGTCGTGACCGGCGAGGAGGTCAGCGCGGCGCAGGTGGCGCAGATTCAGCAGACCTTCGGCTGCCCGGTCGCCGCCGAATACGGCAGCCGCGAGGTCGGCTTGATCGCCCACGAATGCCCGCAGGGTCGGCTGCACGTCGTCTGGCCTCACGTGCACGTGGACATCGCGGTGGGAAACGAAGTCGTCGCACCCGGCACCGCCGGCGACGTCATCTGCACGACACTGAACACCCGGGCGCAACCCTTCCTGCGCTACCGCGTCGGCGACGTTGGGCGGCGCCTGCCGGAACCCTGTCCGTGCGGGCTCCCCTTTCCGGTGATGCGGCTGGAGGGCGGGAAGATCACGGGATTCATCGCACTGCCCGCCGGTCGTCTTTGTCACGGCGCGGTCACCTCTCACGTCTTGCGACAAGAGGCCGGCATCCGCGCCTTCAAGACATATCAACGCTCGCTGACGACGTTTGAAGTGCTGTTGGAAGTCGATGATCGCTTCGACAGCGCCGCGGTGGAACGTGTGCGCGCGCGCTACCGGGCCCTCTTCGGCCCGCGCGTCGAAGTGGATTGCCGCATCGTGGATCGAATCCCACCCGACCCGTCCGGCAAACGCCGGTACGTCGTATCGGACGTGGCCCCGACCTACACGGACTTCGAACTCGTGGCTCCGCCGGAGCACGCCGCCGCGGGCGACGGCGCGTGTTGA
- a CDS encoding glycosyltransferase family 1 protein, producing the protein MIRDRNIICIASNWFDHPTSKHHVMWRLSQHNHVVWVNYHASRRPQLTRGDSHLVVRRLRQIWSGPRRVAASMDVLSPLLVPLPASRVARFVNSQLLSRQVLGTLRRLPQRPTQLWLFAPDIPELIGRVPVERVVYYCVDDFAAFSGYDTELVEHLERRTIAASDVVITTSAKLFERHRPRHPRVHHVPHGVDFEHFAGALTLPVAAVPEDLRRVPRPVLAFMGVVGDYMDMPLLADAARARPEWSFVLLGDVRCNVAPLADIPNIHLLGGRPYGLLPAYCRGFDVGLIPFRMNRLTRAVNPIKLREYLAAGLPVVSAPLDAVRRYAPFVQLAETLPEFLAACERALAMAQDGHPQARQDLVRAEGWQERVAFISHLVTELPTTGAVCLGPTALHTSDPKTPVLSAR; encoded by the coding sequence GTGATTCGTGATCGCAATATCATCTGCATCGCGAGCAACTGGTTCGACCACCCGACCAGCAAGCACCACGTCATGTGGCGGCTGTCACAGCACAACCACGTCGTGTGGGTGAACTACCACGCGTCGCGCCGCCCGCAGCTCACGCGCGGCGACTCACACCTGGTGGTGCGCCGCCTTCGGCAAATCTGGAGCGGCCCCCGGCGCGTGGCCGCCAGCATGGACGTGCTCTCACCGCTGCTAGTGCCCTTGCCGGCCTCACGAGTCGCCCGCTTCGTGAACAGCCAATTGCTCTCGCGCCAGGTGCTGGGGACCCTGCGCCGTCTGCCGCAGCGACCGACCCAACTCTGGCTGTTCGCGCCGGATATCCCCGAACTGATCGGCCGCGTGCCGGTCGAGCGGGTGGTGTACTACTGCGTGGACGACTTCGCCGCCTTCTCCGGCTACGACACGGAACTGGTCGAACACCTCGAACGCCGGACGATCGCCGCCAGCGACGTGGTCATCACGACGTCGGCCAAGCTGTTCGAGCGCCACCGTCCGCGGCACCCGCGCGTACACCATGTGCCGCACGGCGTGGATTTCGAGCATTTCGCCGGGGCGCTGACGCTGCCGGTCGCGGCGGTGCCGGAGGATCTGCGCCGCGTCCCGCGGCCCGTGCTGGCGTTCATGGGCGTGGTGGGCGACTACATGGACATGCCCCTGCTGGCGGACGCGGCCCGCGCCCGGCCCGAGTGGTCGTTTGTGCTCCTGGGGGACGTGCGCTGCAACGTGGCGCCGCTGGCCGATATTCCCAACATTCACCTGCTCGGCGGGCGCCCGTACGGGTTGCTGCCGGCGTATTGTCGAGGGTTTGACGTCGGGCTGATACCGTTCCGCATGAACCGGCTGACGCGGGCGGTGAACCCGATCAAGTTGCGCGAATACCTGGCCGCTGGACTGCCGGTAGTCTCTGCGCCGCTCGACGCCGTGCGCCGCTATGCGCCCTTTGTCCAACTCGCCGAGACGCTGCCCGAGTTTCTGGCGGCGTGCGAGCGTGCGTTGGCCATGGCCCAGGATGGTCACCCCCAGGCACGGCAGGATCTGGTGCGGGCCGAGGGCTGGCAGGAGCGCGTCGCGTTCATCTCGCATTTGGTGACGGAACTCCCAACCACCGGGGCGGTCTGCCTGGGGCCAACCGCACTCCACACATCGGACCCCAAAACTCCAGTCCTCAGTGCGCGCTAG
- a CDS encoding TIGR03087 family PEP-CTERM/XrtA system glycosyltransferase, whose amino-acid sequence MKILMLTHRFPYPPVRGDSIRAWGELEYLAQRHDVWLACVDRTAPWPRHLAQARRRCRAVAVVVRSGFKSLLRGGWSLLAGRSLTEGYFFDQRLADIVQRWGASVGFDAVLTFSPVMSLYAERVQATRRVLDMNDVESCKWASYAEHGTPPLSWLYRLEAQRLPRAEAAWVRTHDVSLLVNECERAKLPAECRARTTVVRTGVDLSRYAVTAAGREGLMVPHEPIVGFLGSMSYPPNVRAVQWFGQAVWPLVKRAVPRARWLIVGSRPVRRVRRWARQPGVRVTGFVEDVRPHLRSMRVFVCPVREQIGVQTKLIEALAAARPAVVTPQAAAGIDHDDPPPFLVAGSAAEFADAVVRLLRDEAQARALAARGRALAEEHYDVADQMQRIERCLCGEVEEPARTLPCAALSRACSVSLAVGMGDGVSGL is encoded by the coding sequence GTGAAGATCCTCATGCTTACGCATCGTTTTCCGTATCCGCCGGTGCGCGGCGACTCCATTCGCGCCTGGGGCGAGCTGGAGTACCTGGCGCAGCGGCACGATGTGTGGCTGGCGTGCGTGGACCGCACGGCGCCCTGGCCCCGTCATTTGGCGCAGGCCCGCCGCCGCTGTCGCGCCGTCGCGGTGGTGGTGCGCTCCGGATTCAAGTCACTGCTGCGCGGGGGCTGGAGCCTGCTGGCCGGGCGGAGCCTGACGGAGGGCTACTTCTTCGATCAGCGCCTTGCCGACATCGTGCAGCGCTGGGGCGCGAGCGTGGGATTCGATGCCGTTCTGACTTTCTCGCCGGTCATGTCGCTCTACGCGGAGCGGGTGCAGGCCACGCGCCGCGTGCTGGACATGAACGACGTCGAGAGTTGCAAGTGGGCGAGCTATGCCGAGCACGGCACGCCGCCGCTGAGCTGGCTCTACCGGCTGGAGGCGCAGCGCCTGCCGCGGGCGGAAGCCGCCTGGGTCCGCACCCATGACGTCAGCTTGCTGGTGAACGAGTGCGAGCGCGCGAAGCTGCCGGCCGAGTGCCGCGCCCGAACCACGGTGGTGCGCACCGGTGTCGACCTGTCGCGATACGCCGTCACGGCGGCGGGCCGCGAGGGTCTCATGGTGCCCCACGAGCCGATCGTGGGCTTCCTGGGCTCCATGTCGTACCCGCCGAACGTCCGCGCCGTGCAGTGGTTCGGGCAGGCGGTCTGGCCGCTGGTGAAACGCGCGGTCCCACGGGCGCGCTGGCTGATCGTGGGCAGCCGCCCGGTGCGGCGTGTGCGCCGCTGGGCGCGGCAGCCGGGCGTACGGGTCACCGGTTTTGTCGAGGACGTGCGACCCCACCTGCGCAGCATGCGAGTCTTTGTTTGCCCGGTGCGCGAGCAGATCGGTGTGCAGACCAAGTTGATTGAGGCACTGGCGGCGGCACGCCCGGCAGTCGTCACGCCGCAGGCCGCCGCCGGCATCGACCACGACGATCCGCCGCCGTTCCTGGTGGCCGGATCGGCCGCGGAATTCGCCGACGCCGTCGTGCGGCTGCTGCGCGATGAAGCCCAGGCCCGGGCGCTTGCGGCGCGCGGCCGGGCGCTCGCGGAAGAGCATTACGACGTGGCAGACCAGATGCAGCGCATCGAGCGTTGTCTGTGCGGTGAGGTGGAAGAGCCGGCCCGCACGCTGCCTTGCGCGGCCCTGTCGCGCGCGTGTTCGGTCAGCCTGGCCGTTGGGATGGGAGACGGGGTGTCGGGCCTGTGA
- a CDS encoding FemAB family PEP-CTERM system-associated protein — protein MSITTLPTITTNAAAPRPTSRTSYVLVRPLDDAAGLSAWASYVRSAHGASVFHTPEWCASVAAVFGHRPLHLRATRGTETVGILPLMEVDSFLAGRLHVSVPYGTYGGLLADDPAAAQELAAEAVRVADERQARVLELRSAEAVVPEFTPLEGYLGFTRTLPERPEDVAAFLPKRARAAARHARDRDGVVVRHDNDQLRTMWELYSRSMRRIGSINYPYRFFEELVARFGERAWVSVAHGGARPLAGTLSLVFGETIMPYVLGADDRVRCDGAANLLYWSVMERAVAAGLRTFDYGRSRAGNSGAVGFKKNQGFEPRPLGYQRYVPPGRQAPDLRPSNPRFALARRAWQQLPLVVTRALGAWLSRSIPG, from the coding sequence ATGAGCATTACTACTCTTCCTACTATTACCACTAACGCCGCTGCGCCGCGCCCGACGTCGCGGACCAGCTACGTGCTGGTGCGCCCGCTTGACGACGCTGCGGGCCTGAGCGCCTGGGCGAGTTATGTGCGATCGGCGCATGGGGCCAGCGTCTTTCATACTCCCGAGTGGTGTGCCAGCGTCGCCGCGGTGTTCGGCCACCGGCCGCTGCACCTGCGCGCCACGCGCGGCACCGAGACGGTCGGCATCCTGCCGCTGATGGAGGTTGACAGCTTCCTCGCGGGGCGGCTGCACGTCAGCGTGCCGTACGGTACGTACGGCGGCCTCCTGGCCGATGATCCGGCGGCGGCGCAGGAACTGGCCGCGGAGGCGGTGCGCGTGGCCGACGAGCGCCAAGCGCGTGTGCTGGAGCTGCGTTCGGCGGAGGCCGTCGTCCCGGAGTTCACGCCGCTCGAGGGCTATCTCGGGTTTACGCGGACGCTGCCGGAGCGACCGGAAGACGTGGCTGCGTTCCTGCCCAAGCGCGCCCGCGCCGCGGCGCGGCACGCGCGGGACCGGGATGGCGTGGTTGTCCGTCACGACAATGACCAATTGCGCACGATGTGGGAACTCTACAGCCGCAGCATGCGGCGTATCGGTTCGATCAACTATCCATACCGCTTCTTTGAGGAGCTGGTGGCCCGGTTTGGTGAACGGGCCTGGGTGTCGGTCGCTCACGGCGGCGCGCGGCCGCTGGCCGGTACGCTCAGCCTGGTTTTCGGCGAAACGATCATGCCTTATGTGCTCGGGGCCGACGATCGCGTGCGCTGCGACGGCGCCGCGAACCTGCTGTACTGGTCCGTCATGGAGCGGGCGGTTGCGGCGGGCCTGCGGACCTTTGACTACGGGCGGAGCCGGGCCGGCAACAGCGGCGCGGTGGGCTTCAAGAAGAACCAGGGTTTTGAGCCGCGGCCGCTGGGCTATCAGCGCTACGTGCCCCCGGGGCGGCAGGCACCGGACTTGCGGCCCTCCAACCCGCGTTTTGCGCTGGCGCGCCGCGCGTGGCAGCAGTTGCCGCTGGTGGTGACGCGCGCGCTGGGTGCGTGGCTGTCCAGGTCGATTCCAGGATGA